Genomic DNA from Caldicellulosiruptor hydrothermalis 108:
TACTGGTCAGCAGTATCAAGAACAGCAGAGGTTTTCTCAAAGAAGAAATTTGGTTGTTCAAGGTAATGAGGATAGTAGTAGAAGCATAGAGAGTTTGATTTATGAGATGAGCGAAAGCATTCTTAATTTGAGAGCTTGAGGTGAAAAAAGATGGCAGACATGATGGTAAGTAGTAACACAAATGTATCAAATTCTACCCAAAGTTTAGCTGCTTCATCGGCCAAAAACGTCCTTGGCAAACAGGAGTTTTTAAATCTTTTAGTTACACAGCTAAGGTACCAGGATCCGTTAAAACCAATGGAAGACAAAGAGTTTGTTGCCCAGCTTGCTCAGTTTTCTGCGCTTGAACAGATGCAAAACTTGAATGAGTCAGTTGAACTTTTAAAAGCCCAGAGCATGATAGGAAGATATGTTGTGGCAACAAGCCCACAAGATGCCTCAAAGCTAATTGAGGGAAGAGTTGATAGTATCAAGATAGACGGCAGCAAGGTATATTTGAAGGTAAACGGCACAGAAGTACTTTCTGATAATGTAAAAGAAGTTTATCACACCTACTCTGAGGAAATTTTGTCAAGCATTCTCAATAAAGTACCCTCAAAAGAAGACCTGCTTGAGATACTAAGCTCCTTGCAAAAGGGAGAATGAGACGGATGATAGTAAATAATATAAGAGGTATTACTGGTGGGAAACATGAAGGTTTTGTCTCAACTACTCCAAAGCAAGCCACAGAAAGTTTTGCCGGTATTCTTTCCTCATCGCTCAAAATTTCAAAACACGCAAGTGAAAGGTTGAAATTTCAGAATATAAATTTGGATGAGGCTACTTTAGGAAAGCTTGAAGAGGCTTTGAAAAAGGCTGAGCAAAAAGGGCTTAAAAATGATGTACTGGTTTTAGATGGTGACAGGGCTTATATAGTAAATATTAAAAACAAGGTTATTGTGACTGTAAAAGATATGTCAAGCTTGAAAGATAACATATTCACAAACATTGATGGTGTGCTGATGATTTAAATTGATAATGGGGGATGGACCCGCAGAATGGGAGGTCCCCCGGACAAGGACCTTTCTGACTGACAGAGGAAAGGTCAAAAAAAAGAATACAATCTAAAATAAAAAAGGGGGATTTTATCTCAGCCATGATGAGATCAATGTTTTCATCTATTTCTGCGCTTCGCGCTCACCAGACCAGGATGGATGTGATTGGTGATAACATCGCCAATGTAAATACAGTGGGGTTCAAGTCAAGCAGGGTGACATTTGCATCTGTTTTTGCCTCTGTCTTAAAATCAGCGTCAGCACCTGATACAGCCTCTGGAAGAGGCGGGTCAAACCCTATGCAAATTGGTCTTGGTGTGTCGGTTGCGTCTGTTGATATGAACATGACAAGAGGAAGCCTTCAGAGAACAGATAATCCCACAGACCTTGCAATTGAAGGCGATGGGTTTTTTGTTGTGGGAGGAGACGGTAGAGCTCCGCGCTTCACAAGAGCGGGAAATTTCAGCTTAGACAAGATGGGAAATTTAGTAACAGCAACAGGTTTAAATGTTCTGGGATGGATGTATGACCCTGTAAACAATC
This window encodes:
- a CDS encoding flagellar hook capping FlgD N-terminal domain-containing protein, which produces MADMMVSSNTNVSNSTQSLAASSAKNVLGKQEFLNLLVTQLRYQDPLKPMEDKEFVAQLAQFSALEQMQNLNESVELLKAQSMIGRYVVATSPQDASKLIEGRVDSIKIDGSKVYLKVNGTEVLSDNVKEVYHTYSEEILSSILNKVPSKEDLLEILSSLQKGE
- a CDS encoding TIGR02530 family flagellar biosynthesis protein — its product is MIVNNIRGITGGKHEGFVSTTPKQATESFAGILSSSLKISKHASERLKFQNINLDEATLGKLEEALKKAEQKGLKNDVLVLDGDRAYIVNIKNKVIVTVKDMSSLKDNIFTNIDGVLMI